The Leptolyngbyaceae cyanobacterium genome contains a region encoding:
- a CDS encoding response regulator: protein MNNQQTKKSQIEILIVDDQLDNLRVLSQILNEQGYLVRKALSGKLALNTCQKSLPDLILLDINMPDMNGYQVCQRLKENPKTCRIPIIFISALDDVLDKEKAFDIGGVDYITKPFQVREVILRIENHLKLNSLQLKLQEQNVALQQEIAERQKIQESLELSEDRNRSLLDAIPDLMLRISKFGVLLDYIKANNSLQAKTNSLVDKIHGGNYIEFFHKDNVVGKNLSEVLSSDLSIWLMYYVEEVLLTSEIKIGEYVQQINSHWHAYEARFVKSGEDEVLVLVRDISERKQAEAERLKSEALLTSQKQQLEKALNDLKNAQVQLIQNEKMVALGQLVAGIAHEINNPVNFIYANLTYAHNYIEELINIVQAYQEEYPNPSHKIQELVKDVELNFLIEDVQSIIDAMHKGAKRIQQIVLSLQNFSRLNESEMKSVDIHEGIDNTILVLQHKLRERANRPAIEIIKEYGELRLVNCYASQLNQVFLNLLNNAIDAIDLKCHQWSEAKDENLRSFNPKIRIVTESIASNKVRIRIADNGNGIADSVRSRLFDPFFTTKPVGSGTGLGLSISYQIVVQKHGGRLTCCSSPGEGSEFAIEIPVEQINNPFQKNED from the coding sequence ATGAATAACCAGCAAACAAAAAAATCTCAAATAGAAATTCTAATAGTTGACGATCAATTAGATAACTTACGAGTATTGTCTCAAATTCTAAACGAACAAGGTTATTTAGTTCGTAAAGCATTAAGTGGAAAGCTCGCTTTAAATACCTGTCAAAAAAGTTTACCCGACCTAATTTTGCTTGATATCAATATGCCAGATATGAATGGATATCAAGTTTGCCAACGTTTAAAAGAAAACCCAAAAACTTGTCGGATTCCGATCATTTTTATTAGTGCTTTAGATGATGTATTAGATAAAGAAAAAGCTTTTGACATAGGAGGAGTAGATTATATTACCAAACCCTTTCAAGTAAGAGAAGTGATATTGCGGATAGAAAATCACCTTAAACTGAATTCTTTGCAATTGAAGTTACAAGAACAAAATGTAGCTTTACAGCAAGAAATAGCGGAACGTCAAAAAATTCAAGAGTCATTAGAATTAAGTGAGGATAGAAATCGAAGTTTACTCGATGCCATTCCGGATTTGATGCTACGCATTAGTAAATTTGGGGTTTTATTAGATTATATAAAAGCAAACAATTCTTTACAAGCAAAAACTAACTCACTAGTTGACAAAATTCATGGGGGAAACTATATAGAGTTTTTTCATAAAGATAACGTCGTAGGCAAAAATTTATCTGAAGTCTTATCTAGCGATTTGTCCATTTGGCTGATGTACTATGTAGAAGAAGTACTTTTAACCTCTGAAATTAAAATAGGAGAGTACGTTCAACAAATAAATAGTCATTGGCACGCTTACGAAGCTAGATTTGTTAAAAGCGGTGAAGATGAAGTTTTAGTTTTAGTCCGCGATATTTCTGAACGCAAGCAAGCAGAGGCGGAAAGGCTGAAATCAGAAGCATTATTGACCAGCCAAAAGCAGCAATTAGAAAAAGCTTTAAACGATCTTAAAAATGCTCAAGTTCAATTAATTCAAAATGAAAAAATGGTAGCTTTGGGTCAATTAGTAGCTGGTATAGCTCACGAAATTAATAACCCGGTGAATTTTATTTATGCTAATCTTACTTATGCTCATAATTATATAGAAGAATTAATCAATATAGTCCAAGCCTATCAAGAAGAGTATCCTAATCCCAGCCATAAAATTCAAGAATTAGTTAAAGATGTAGAATTAAATTTCTTAATAGAAGATGTACAAAGTATTATTGATGCTATGCACAAAGGAGCTAAACGCATCCAACAAATCGTGCTTTCTCTGCAAAACTTTTCTAGGCTGAACGAATCTGAGATGAAATCAGTAGATATTCATGAAGGCATTGATAATACCATCTTAGTTTTGCAGCACAAATTAAGAGAAAGAGCAAATCGTCCGGCTATAGAAATTATCAAAGAATATGGAGAACTACGGTTAGTCAATTGTTATGCTAGCCAACTTAACCAAGTGTTTTTAAACTTGTTGAATAATGCAATTGATGCGATAGATTTAAAATGCCATCAATGGAGTGAAGCAAAAGATGAAAATTTACGGTCTTTCAATCCGAAAATTCGGATCGTTACGGAATCGATCGCTTCTAATAAAGTGAGAATTAGGATCGCCGATAATGGTAATGGTATTGCTGATTCAGTACGATCGCGTTTGTTCGATCCCTTTTTTACCACCAAACCCGTCGGTAGCGGTACTGGACTAGGATTATCAATTAGTTATCAGATTGTAGTTCAAAAACACGGTGGAAGACTCACTTGTTGTTCTTCACCAGGAGAAGGATCGGAGTTTGCCATTGAAATCCCGGTAGAACAAATAAATAACCCTTTTCAAAAAAATGAGGACTGA
- a CDS encoding CHAT domain-containing protein: MKLVLRNIRLLLVAQILTILVKPAPSLADPIVPADDGIGTQVIPSGNIYHINGGQISGDRANLFHSFSQFNLEYHQIANFQANSELQNILARIIGGNASRIDGLIQVSGSNTNLFLINPAGIVFGANARLNLPGSFLATTATNIGFGSNWFNVIGNNNYSALIGTPNRFSFINSQPGAIVNAGNLAVPEGHNLALLAGTVVSTGQLSAPNGAIAIASIKEGSTIRLSQPGFVLGLELQTNNLPELIGVAQQIQPESLPQLLTGGSVGNATQVTIDEAGQVMLTGSGLSVNTGDTAVRHVTSRTATLAAANNLTLVESQLTTTGDLTLLAGDTVRSRDSLSTPFVAHAGGNLYIQGDRSIDIFALNHPQTPFQSGQNLTLASNGNISGDSHFRSGGNFSILNLNQQPGKFVSIFDPIIYAQGDVTFGDYIGVALKVEATGSITGGNITITGPDIAAPTEDVDNLQLTSGTALILRAGNPFSFEIAPNTPQSVGGTTFSSNNQPSFPGNITVGNINVSSGTNISGPVNLFATGNLTTGDIIASSPIGSGGAVFLISNENIVVGNIEAIASGNNNIGTGGDVNLTSIGNITAGSITTTSLQGNGGAVTIFSSASRNITINGIINTQNLDTNLAGIGQGGSVQIYGGLIRVLGNFTGIPERNNRQNASISTAGIGGGGSIIITYNAVVDTDFPFTVGNTTIMGTVGSITTGESTIEPIRSILPTEEVEPEFTDAQQTNMFAFTEGNITINRGIVSADPPVPPVPPVPPEPPEPPEPPVPPEPPVPPEPPVPPEPPGSTLPGLSISQQQEIATNLENQETPALDLSAEETTANVVETEALDTTVLLRDNLQTALNSKKLDLALLFAEQLRKKEFEKYWDITFSQPLDSIQKFREILRKVEADTGITPAIIYVFAQPEQLELVLISPEGNPIHKTIRGADRATLIKVANQFRSQVTDVTRIGTNSYLESAQQLYQWLIAPLEPTLQERGIKTIVFSMDSGLRTIPIAALHNGEQFLVEKYHTALIPSLNLVDTRYQKLTNTQVLAMGASEFESQPPLPAVPVEVLTIANQLWSGKSYLNQEFTLQNLKSRRASNPFSIIHLATHAEFTPGNPNNSFIQMWNSQLKLNQLRELGWHNPPVELLVLSACRTAVGDENAELGFGGLAIAAGVKSAIASLWYVSDEATLGLMTEFYRQLRTAPIKAEALRQAQMAMIQGKVRIESGELRGSVQERGVVSLPPELVDTGNKSFSHPYYWSAFTIIGSPW, translated from the coding sequence ATGAAACTAGTTCTAAGAAACATCCGTTTATTGCTAGTAGCCCAGATACTCACTATTTTAGTGAAACCTGCACCAAGCCTAGCAGATCCGATCGTACCTGCTGATGATGGGATCGGTACGCAAGTTATCCCTAGCGGCAATATCTATCACATTAATGGTGGACAAATTTCTGGGGATAGAGCCAATCTTTTTCATAGTTTCTCTCAATTTAACCTTGAATATCATCAAATTGCTAATTTTCAAGCTAATTCAGAATTACAAAACATTTTAGCTCGGATTATCGGCGGTAATGCTTCTCGAATTGATGGTTTAATTCAAGTTTCTGGTAGCAATACTAACTTGTTTTTGATTAACCCAGCCGGGATTGTTTTTGGTGCGAATGCTCGTCTTAATTTACCGGGAAGTTTTTTAGCAACCACAGCAACTAATATTGGTTTTGGATCGAATTGGTTTAATGTTATAGGTAACAATAATTACTCTGCTTTAATTGGTACGCCAAATAGATTTAGCTTTATTAATTCTCAGCCTGGTGCGATCGTCAATGCTGGTAACTTAGCTGTCCCAGAAGGACACAACTTAGCATTATTGGCTGGTACAGTTGTTAGCACGGGACAATTATCTGCTCCAAATGGCGCGATCGCAATTGCTTCCATCAAAGAAGGCAGCACGATTAGGTTGAGCCAACCGGGATTCGTGCTTGGCTTAGAATTACAAACAAATAATTTACCAGAACTAATCGGAGTTGCACAACAGATTCAACCCGAATCTCTACCCCAGTTGCTTACGGGTGGAAGTGTAGGAAATGCAACACAAGTTACTATTGATGAAGCCGGACAAGTAATGCTGACAGGTTCCGGTTTATCCGTAAATACCGGGGATACGGCAGTGCGTCATGTTACATCGAGAACCGCAACCTTAGCAGCAGCGAACAATTTGACATTGGTAGAAAGCCAATTGACAACTACCGGAGATTTAACATTATTAGCAGGGGATACAGTGCGATCGCGCGATAGCCTTTCCACGCCTTTTGTTGCTCATGCGGGAGGCAATCTCTACATTCAAGGCGATCGCAGTATTGATATTTTCGCCTTAAATCATCCCCAAACCCCCTTCCAAAGCGGTCAAAATCTCACCTTAGCTAGCAACGGCAATATTTCCGGAGACTCTCACTTTCGCAGTGGCGGCAACTTTTCCATCCTCAACTTAAATCAGCAACCAGGAAAATTTGTTAGTATTTTCGATCCGATTATCTACGCACAAGGAGATGTTACCTTTGGAGATTACATTGGCGTAGCACTAAAAGTAGAAGCCACAGGTAGCATTACCGGAGGAAATATTACCATCACTGGGCCTGATATCGCTGCTCCAACAGAAGATGTAGATAATTTGCAATTAACAAGTGGTACAGCTTTAATTTTACGAGCTGGAAATCCATTTTCCTTTGAAATTGCACCTAATACGCCTCAATCAGTGGGAGGAACTACCTTTTCCTCTAATAATCAGCCATCATTCCCTGGCAATATTACTGTAGGAAACATTAACGTTTCATCTGGTACAAATATAAGTGGCCCTGTAAATTTGTTTGCTACTGGCAACCTTACAACAGGAGACATAATTGCTTCATCTCCAATCGGAAGCGGTGGCGCTGTATTTTTAATTTCCAATGAAAATATTGTAGTAGGGAATATTGAGGCGATCGCATCTGGAAATAACAATATAGGAACCGGTGGCGATGTAAATTTGACTAGTATTGGCAATATCACGGCAGGAAGCATTACTACTACTTCTCTTCAGGGAAATGGTGGCGCTGTTACCATCTTTAGTTCAGCATCCAGAAATATCACTATTAATGGAATAATTAATACTCAGAACTTAGACACAAATTTAGCAGGAATTGGTCAAGGAGGTAGCGTTCAAATTTATGGTGGTTTGATTCGCGTCTTGGGCAACTTTACTGGCATCCCAGAACGCAACAATCGTCAAAATGCCAGCATTTCTACGGCTGGAATTGGTGGAGGTGGCAGTATTATCATTACCTATAATGCCGTAGTAGATACGGATTTTCCATTCACAGTTGGTAATACGACAATTATGGGTACTGTTGGTTCAATTACAACTGGAGAATCAACAATTGAACCAATTCGATCGATCTTGCCAACTGAAGAAGTTGAGCCAGAATTTACAGATGCACAACAAACCAATATGTTTGCTTTTACGGAGGGTAATATTACGATTAACAGAGGGATTGTTTCTGCCGATCCGCCAGTACCGCCAGTACCGCCAGTACCGCCAGAGCCACCAGAACCACCAGAGCCACCAGTACCGCCAGAGCCACCAGTACCGCCAGAACCACCAGTACCGCCAGAACCACCAGGTTCTACACTACCAGGCTTAAGTATTTCACAACAGCAAGAGATAGCGACAAATTTAGAAAACCAAGAAACGCCAGCACTTGATTTATCGGCTGAAGAAACTACTGCCAACGTTGTAGAAACAGAAGCGCTAGATACTACTGTTTTGTTACGAGATAATCTGCAAACTGCACTAAATAGCAAAAAGTTAGATTTAGCGCTTTTATTTGCCGAACAACTCAGAAAAAAAGAATTTGAGAAATATTGGGATATTACTTTTTCTCAACCATTAGACTCAATCCAAAAATTTAGAGAGATTTTGAGGAAAGTTGAAGCGGATACAGGAATTACACCTGCAATTATTTACGTATTTGCTCAACCAGAACAACTAGAACTGGTACTAATTTCTCCTGAAGGTAACCCGATTCACAAAACTATTAGAGGGGCCGATCGCGCTACCCTAATTAAAGTAGCGAATCAGTTTCGCTCTCAAGTAACAGATGTCACCAGAATTGGTACAAATAGTTACTTAGAATCCGCTCAACAACTTTATCAATGGTTAATTGCACCCCTTGAACCTACTCTCCAAGAACGGGGAATCAAAACAATAGTTTTCTCAATGGATAGCGGTTTAAGAACTATTCCGATCGCTGCTTTACATAATGGAGAACAATTTCTCGTTGAAAAGTACCATACAGCTTTAATTCCCAGCCTAAATTTAGTTGATACTCGTTACCAAAAGCTCACTAATACTCAAGTATTAGCGATGGGAGCATCAGAATTTGAATCCCAACCACCCTTACCCGCCGTACCAGTGGAAGTATTAACTATTGCCAATCAACTTTGGTCAGGAAAATCTTATCTCAATCAAGAATTTACTCTCCAAAATCTCAAATCACGGCGTGCTTCAAATCCTTTTAGTATTATTCATCTGGCTACACACGCGGAGTTTACACCAGGAAATCCAAATAATTCTTTTATTCAAATGTGGAACTCACAACTCAAACTAAACCAATTACGAGAGTTAGGTTGGCATAATCCACCAGTAGAATTATTGGTGCTAAGTGCTTGTCGCACGGCTGTAGGAGATGAAAATGCCGAGTTAGGCTTTGGAGGTTTGGCGATCGCTGCTGGGGTGAAGTCTGCTATTGCTAGTCTTTGGTATGTTTCGGATGAAGCTACTTTGGGTTTGATGACGGAATTTTATCGCCAGTTAAGAACTGCACCGATCAAAGCAGAAGCTTTACGGCAAGCACAAATGGCGATGATTCAAGGTAAAGTGCGAATAGAATCGGGAGAATTGCGAGGATCTGTGCAAGAGCGTGGTGTTGTTTCTTTACCACCAGAATTAGTTGATACAGGAAATAAGTCTTTTTCTCATCCTTATTATTGGTCAGCTTTCACTATTATTGGTAGTCCTTGGTAG